A section of the Mycobacterium sp. 3519A genome encodes:
- a CDS encoding cytochrome P450: protein MTATLSQGSPVQFRLADADTWPNPWPMYKALRDHDPVHRVVPEANPDHDYYVLSRHADAWRAARDNQTFSSAQGLTVNYGELELIGLQDNPPFVMQDPPVHTEFRKLVSRGFTPRQVEAVEPKVREFVVERIEALRANGGGDIVAELFKPLPSMVVAHYLGVPDADRDQFDGWTEAIVAANTTSGGVAGALGGLGDALGEMMAYFTALIERRRSDPGDDTVSHLVAAGVGADGDIAGVLSILAFTFTMVTGGNDTTTGMLGGTAQLLHQRPDQRRLLVEHPDLIGEAIDEFLRLTSPVQGLARTTTRDVTIGDTTIPADRKVLLLYGSANRDEREYGDDAAELDVQRRPRNIMTFSHGAHFCLGAAAARMQSRVALTELLARCPDFEVDEDGIVWAGGSYVRRPLSVPITVTS from the coding sequence ATGACAGCCACTCTGTCTCAGGGGTCGCCGGTCCAGTTCCGGCTCGCCGACGCCGATACCTGGCCGAACCCGTGGCCGATGTACAAGGCGCTGCGCGACCACGACCCTGTGCACCGCGTCGTGCCGGAGGCCAATCCCGATCACGACTATTACGTGCTGTCCCGGCACGCTGACGCATGGCGGGCCGCCCGCGACAACCAGACGTTCTCCTCAGCGCAGGGGCTGACCGTCAACTACGGCGAGCTGGAACTGATCGGCCTTCAGGACAACCCGCCGTTCGTGATGCAGGACCCGCCGGTGCACACCGAGTTCCGCAAGCTGGTGTCGCGCGGATTCACGCCGAGGCAGGTGGAGGCGGTCGAACCCAAGGTGCGCGAGTTCGTCGTCGAGCGCATCGAGGCGTTGCGCGCCAACGGCGGCGGTGACATCGTCGCCGAGTTGTTCAAACCGCTGCCGTCGATGGTCGTCGCGCATTATCTCGGCGTCCCCGATGCGGACCGCGATCAGTTCGACGGCTGGACCGAAGCGATCGTGGCGGCCAACACCACATCAGGCGGTGTGGCGGGCGCGCTTGGCGGCCTCGGCGACGCGCTCGGCGAGATGATGGCCTACTTCACCGCGCTCATCGAACGCCGCCGCTCCGATCCAGGCGACGACACCGTCTCGCATCTGGTGGCGGCGGGAGTGGGAGCTGACGGCGACATCGCGGGCGTGCTGTCGATCCTGGCGTTCACCTTCACGATGGTGACCGGCGGTAACGACACCACCACCGGAATGCTCGGCGGGACAGCGCAATTGCTCCATCAGCGACCTGATCAGCGACGGCTGCTCGTCGAGCACCCAGATCTGATCGGTGAGGCGATCGACGAGTTCCTGCGGCTGACCTCACCCGTACAGGGGCTGGCCCGCACCACCACTCGCGACGTCACCATCGGCGACACCACCATTCCTGCCGACCGCAAGGTGCTGCTGCTCTACGGCTCCGCCAACCGCGACGAGCGCGAATACGGCGACGACGCAGCTGAACTCGACGTGCAGCGACGGCCGCGAAACATCATGACGTTCAGCCACGGCGCGCATTTCTGCCTCGGCGCCGCCGCAGCCCGCATGCAATCGCGCGTCGCGTTGACCGAACTGCTGGCGCGCTGCCCGGACTTCGAGGTCGACGAAGACGGAATCGTTTGGGCCGGCGGCAGTTACGTCCGCAGGCCGCTATCGGTGCCGATCACGGTGACGTCCTGA
- a CDS encoding TetR/AcrR family transcriptional regulator, giving the protein MAGDWLAARRTEVAADRILDAAGELFAQQEAATVGMHEIASAAGCSRATLYRYFENRDALYTAYVHREAYRLYREMTEQINSVTDPRERLIEGMIASIRNVRESPALASWFATTQRPIGAEMAEQSEVIRALTEAFVISLGPDEPDVVAQRARWLVRVMTSLFLFPGHDEADERAMLEEFVVPMVVPKSQATQ; this is encoded by the coding sequence ATGGCGGGGGACTGGCTGGCAGCGCGGCGCACCGAGGTGGCGGCCGACCGAATCCTCGACGCGGCAGGCGAACTGTTCGCCCAGCAGGAGGCGGCGACCGTCGGCATGCACGAAATCGCCTCGGCCGCTGGGTGTTCGCGCGCCACGCTGTACCGCTATTTCGAGAACCGCGACGCCTTGTATACCGCCTACGTGCACCGTGAGGCGTACCGGCTGTATCGCGAGATGACCGAGCAGATCAACTCGGTGACCGATCCCCGCGAACGGCTGATCGAGGGAATGATCGCCTCGATCCGCAATGTGCGTGAAAGCCCCGCGCTGGCTTCGTGGTTCGCGACGACGCAGCGGCCGATCGGCGCGGAGATGGCCGAGCAGTCGGAGGTGATCAGGGCGCTCACCGAGGCCTTCGTGATCTCGCTGGGACCTGACGAGCCCGACGTCGTCGCGCAGCGGGCCCGCTGGTTGGTGCGGGTGATGACGTCGCTGTTCCTGTTCCCCGGCCACGACGAGGCCGACGAGCGGGCGATGCTCGAGGAGTTCGTCGTGCCGATGGTGGTCCCGAAAAGTCAAGCCACCCAATAG
- a CDS encoding FAD-binding oxidoreductase, whose translation MDSALASLIAELPDGVVVTDPDIVASYRQDRALDPNAGTAMAVVRPHRTEEVQTVMRWATANKVAVVPRGAGTGLSGGATAVTGGIVLSTEKMRDITVDPVTRTAVAQPGLLNAEVKKTVAEYGLWYPPDPSSFEICSIGGNIATNAGGLCCVKYGVTTDYVLGLQVVLADGTAVRLGGPRLKDVAGLSLTKLFVGSEGTLGIITEVTLRLLPPQHVACTVVATFDSVEAAANAVVTITGKIRPSMLEFMDAAAINAVEDKLRMGLDRNAAAMMVAATDDRGPSGVEDAEFMSTVFTEHGAKEVFSTSDPEEGEAFVAARRFAIPAVEMKGSLLLEDVGVPLPALADLVAGVGKIAANHDLMISVIAHAGDGNTHPLIVFDPADEAMAERAQKAFGEIMDLAVGLGGTITGEHGVGRLKRPWLAGQLGPEAMELNQRIKRALDPDGILNPGAAI comes from the coding sequence GTGGATTCTGCACTCGCCAGCCTGATCGCTGAATTGCCCGACGGCGTCGTCGTCACCGATCCCGACATCGTGGCGTCCTATCGGCAGGACCGCGCGCTCGACCCGAATGCGGGCACAGCGATGGCCGTCGTGCGACCGCATCGCACCGAAGAGGTGCAGACCGTGATGCGGTGGGCGACGGCCAACAAGGTCGCGGTGGTGCCGCGCGGCGCGGGCACCGGGCTGTCCGGCGGGGCGACCGCGGTGACTGGCGGCATCGTGTTGAGCACCGAGAAGATGCGCGATATCACCGTCGACCCGGTCACGCGCACTGCCGTCGCACAGCCGGGACTGTTGAACGCCGAGGTGAAGAAGACCGTCGCCGAATACGGGCTGTGGTATCCGCCGGACCCGTCGTCGTTCGAGATCTGCAGCATCGGCGGCAACATCGCCACCAACGCGGGCGGGTTGTGCTGCGTGAAGTACGGCGTCACCACCGATTACGTGCTCGGCCTGCAGGTGGTGCTGGCCGACGGCACCGCCGTGCGTCTCGGCGGCCCGCGCTTGAAGGACGTCGCCGGGCTGTCGCTGACCAAGCTGTTCGTCGGCAGCGAGGGCACCCTGGGCATCATCACCGAGGTGACGCTGCGACTGCTGCCGCCGCAACATGTCGCCTGCACGGTGGTCGCGACGTTCGACTCAGTAGAAGCCGCTGCCAACGCCGTCGTCACCATCACCGGGAAGATCCGGCCGTCGATGCTGGAGTTCATGGACGCGGCGGCCATCAATGCGGTCGAGGACAAACTGCGGATGGGGTTGGACCGCAACGCCGCCGCGATGATGGTGGCCGCCACCGACGACCGCGGACCGTCCGGTGTCGAGGACGCCGAGTTCATGTCGACGGTGTTCACCGAACACGGTGCGAAAGAAGTGTTTTCGACGTCGGATCCCGAGGAGGGTGAGGCGTTCGTGGCCGCGCGGCGGTTCGCCATACCCGCTGTCGAGATGAAGGGGTCGCTGCTGCTCGAGGACGTCGGCGTGCCGCTTCCCGCGCTGGCCGATCTGGTCGCCGGGGTCGGCAAGATCGCGGCCAACCACGACCTGATGATCTCGGTCATCGCGCATGCCGGCGACGGCAACACCCATCCGTTGATCGTGTTCGACCCCGCCGACGAGGCGATGGCCGAACGCGCGCAGAAGGCGTTCGGCGAAATCATGGATCTGGCGGTCGGATTGGGCGGCACGATCACCGGCGAACACGGTGTCGGCCGGTTGAAGCGGCCCTGGCTGGCCGGGCAGCTCGGCCCCGAGGCGATGGAGCTCAACCAGCGGATCAAGCGGGCGCTGGACCCCGACGGCATCCTCAACCCGGGCGCCGCCATCTAA
- a CDS encoding siderophore-interacting protein has protein sequence MSDTPSRGFQGAVLKLLRAGDYRLTVTGRREITPHYLRLSFDAGGMLADRPLHPTMWIRMWFADGDKLHQRGYTLVDPDPGADTVDIEFALHDGIASHWAQHAQPGDTIDVTVLGSNFTLPEPAPNGYVIVGDTASLPAINSLLTAVGDSPARVYLEAGHDADKQLPVARSTGVVWVDRKNGGEALVEAVRSGAFDAADHFGWVACDNRTTRAVAKIFRDDYKLPRKSIKAQAYWVA, from the coding sequence ATGTCCGATACACCATCGCGCGGCTTCCAGGGCGCCGTGCTCAAGCTGCTGCGGGCGGGCGACTACCGGCTCACGGTCACCGGCAGGCGCGAGATCACCCCGCATTACCTGCGGCTGAGCTTCGATGCGGGTGGCATGCTGGCCGACCGGCCGCTGCATCCGACGATGTGGATCCGGATGTGGTTCGCCGACGGCGACAAGCTGCATCAGCGCGGCTACACGCTGGTCGACCCGGATCCGGGCGCCGACACCGTCGACATCGAGTTCGCGTTGCACGACGGGATCGCCTCGCACTGGGCCCAGCATGCGCAACCGGGCGACACCATCGACGTGACCGTGCTGGGCAGCAATTTCACACTGCCCGAACCGGCGCCCAACGGCTACGTCATCGTCGGCGACACGGCATCGCTGCCCGCGATCAACTCCCTGCTGACGGCCGTCGGCGACAGCCCGGCGCGGGTGTACCTGGAGGCCGGTCACGACGCCGACAAGCAGTTGCCGGTGGCGCGCAGTACCGGGGTGGTGTGGGTGGACCGCAAGAACGGCGGCGAGGCGCTTGTCGAGGCGGTCCGCTCAGGCGCGTTCGACGCCGCCGACCACTTCGGTTGGGTCGCCTGCGACAACCGCACCACCCGCGCGGTGGCCAAAATCTTCCGCGACGACTACAAGCTCCCGCGCAAGTCGATCAAGGCGCAAGCCTATTGGGTGGCTTGA